The Spirochaetota bacterium genome includes the window TGAGCTCGCTCAACAAATATACCTGTGTTCCCTGCATCTACCTCATTAAAGCCTTTACAATGAAAGCGATAGTTCATGCCAGGGGCATATATTACAAAAGGAACGGGATCGCTTGAATGTGTGCGCAGGCTAAGCGGTGTGGGATGATCAGGCATCACCAGCACAGCAAAGTCGCCGTAGCGATTGAGCATATTCACAACAGGACCCACCACCTTTGCATCAAAATCCTCTATTGCTTTAAGTTTGTGTTCTAAATTGCCTTCATGTCCGGATTCATCAGGTGCTTCGACATGCAAAAACACAAAATTTGCATTCTTCATTGCATCAATGCAGGCCTGTGCTTTACCACTATAGTTTGTATCAATATAGCCTGTTGCGCCTTCAACATGAATTGGGGTTAGCCCCGCTGCTCTCCCAATACCATGTATCAGGTCAACCGCTGCAATGGTATGCCCGTGTAATCCAAACCTCTTTGACAAAGGTTCCATCTTTGGCCTGAATCCACCTCCCCACAGCCAGATTCCTGTTGGATTGCCCTTAAACTTTTGTTTTCCGGCTTCAATTTCTTTACTATATGCTATCGCCCTCGCTGCCTTTTGCATGATAGCATTCAGCAGATCACTGTTTGCACCCTCAGGCAAATACTCATGAATTTTTTTCCCCTGTATATCATGGGGCGGTGTGGTAACCGGCAGATCACCATTAAAATTT containing:
- a CDS encoding cofactor-independent phosphoglycerate mutase translates to MSERKIAILVGDGMADYPIEELDSKTPLQYAKTEHMDYLAKNGICGLARTIPFGMPPGSDVANLSVFGYDPATCYTGRAPLEALNMGIELGPSDVAFRCNMVTIEHDIMIDFAAGHIDSAFSKIVIDVIKDAIPMDGVEFYAGVSYRNIMVVRNFNGDLPVTTPPHDIQGKKIHEYLPEGANSDLLNAIMQKAARAIAYSKEIEAGKQKFKGNPTGIWLWGGGFRPKMEPLSKRFGLHGHTIAAVDLIHGIGRAAGLTPIHVEGATGYIDTNYSGKAQACIDAMKNANFVFLHVEAPDESGHEGNLEHKLKAIEDFDAKVVGPVVNMLNRYGDFAVLVMPDHPTPLSLRTHSSDPVPFVIYAPGMNYRFHCKGFNEVDAGNTGIFVERAHELLAMIVNNVYPW